A genomic segment from Leptolyngbya boryana PCC 6306 encodes:
- a CDS encoding SWIM zinc finger family protein, with the protein MFTKSAAKRILASLATKIEAVRELKNVVQVTYRTRKGRCSTFISKKAFERDFVEFRKAGAKSLIVETVKFQSGVFNVYNTEKKSQYVVNTQFACTCEDYQQHQKPCKHVYAVLGVGSLADAIAA; encoded by the coding sequence ATGTTCACCAAATCCGCAGCAAAAAGAATCCTCGCAAGCCTCGCTACTAAAATCGAAGCAGTTCGCGAACTGAAGAACGTCGTTCAAGTTACCTACAGAACCCGCAAAGGTCGCTGCTCTACCTTCATCAGCAAGAAAGCATTCGAGCGGGATTTCGTTGAGTTTCGCAAGGCTGGCGCAAAATCACTCATTGTTGAGACTGTTAAATTTCAGTCTGGCGTTTTCAATGTCTACAACACGGAAAAGAAATCCCAGTACGTTGTGAATACCCAGTTTGCTTGCACCTGCGAAGATTACCAGCAACATCAAAAGCCCTGCAAGCATGTGTATGCGGTTCTTGGAGTGGGTTCTCTTGCTGATGCGATCGCGGCTTAA
- a CDS encoding response regulator transcription factor translates to MDYQVKEIVAKSGDILVLTDYNKLVKYLSRYCLDFQFVDWNSRFDKDSIVAALIDAPKIKSISRKTPKIVIGDECDYEIAKAFRNGAIEYIKKPFDFCEVMLRINAALGHLLEVEEIPEEKNRFRSERQRQLYQFFVDNSQRILTASEIREFLGVSTIDDAKQYIYRLRAKGVVIENHWKQGWSLQPGNSSNQTA, encoded by the coding sequence ATGGATTATCAAGTGAAAGAGATCGTGGCTAAGAGCGGAGACATTCTTGTTCTCACGGATTACAACAAGCTGGTGAAGTATCTGAGTCGATATTGTCTTGACTTTCAGTTTGTTGATTGGAATTCGAGATTCGATAAAGATTCGATCGTTGCAGCGTTAATAGATGCTCCAAAGATCAAAAGTATTTCTCGGAAAACCCCCAAAATTGTAATTGGTGATGAGTGCGATTACGAGATTGCAAAGGCGTTTCGTAATGGAGCGATCGAATATATCAAAAAGCCGTTTGATTTTTGTGAGGTGATGCTCAGGATCAACGCTGCATTAGGGCATCTTTTAGAAGTCGAAGAAATCCCGGAAGAAAAGAACCGTTTCAGATCTGAGAGACAAAGGCAGTTGTATCAATTCTTTGTTGATAATTCACAGCGAATTTTAACTGCTTCAGAGATTCGCGAGTTTCTAGGAGTCTCGACAATTGATGATGCAAAGCAATATATCTATCGACTCAGAGCGAAAGGTGTCGTAATCGAAAACCATTGGAAGCAGGGTTGGAGCTTGCAACCTGGAAACTCATCAAATCAGACAGCGTGA
- a CDS encoding sigma-70 family RNA polymerase sigma factor encodes MTTQTRREIQRIAEQNLNLVRKIASRFSSEAETFDDFVSIGTIGLMKAVERFDESKGFAFSTFAVPYIKGEILHYIRSAKGELIRHRRGERRQYIQSLDAPLSSDSETTRLDIVADDLIVVEPDDEQVQLKAILNQLTYPSREVLLLTQLNGLRKKEAAAWFEVDPTTIQRWLSKAQVEIEAAKQDHRFKTQTYKRERNALPYRDDISKELVFPEFKSRCQVCDRIFALWKKPSRIPQTCSSVCARKLSAQANSINIWSDAELDFLKSRIGKMPTAKIYESFHVAAAHHGWTDRTDVALKVKITRLAKSVKCVDDGWSMTDLAKRLDVPVDRIRVWKKRGLKTEMVARGITGQCVIYRVALHEFCTEHFWRFSGIDIDRLSEILGDRALAEKCAAQPLKKKRVEVQDLRSKKIYRSAREAARVLGVERQFVLREIKREENALLKQSHVETIGHSELVPSIDELKRRTSLIDPSLPMKVRVFRSPDGKLYETNNLNWFAQVHGLQSPLLSSLANGFQDSHLGWTRPFGSYQLRLITPSKREDVVVQEGTTIFDLNDPGDRLRAYLTPDEGMQVFVMPESTILKDPETKLREYAKLHRLEIICCKKRG; translated from the coding sequence ATGACAACACAAACGAGGCGGGAAATTCAGCGCATCGCTGAACAAAACCTTAACTTGGTTCGCAAAATTGCCAGCAGGTTTAGCAGTGAGGCTGAGACGTTTGATGATTTTGTAAGTATTGGGACGATCGGCTTAATGAAAGCTGTCGAGCGATTCGATGAATCGAAAGGGTTTGCGTTTAGTACCTTTGCAGTCCCGTACATCAAAGGCGAAATCCTCCACTACATCAGAAGCGCTAAAGGAGAGTTGATCCGACATCGCCGAGGTGAACGACGGCAATATATTCAGAGCCTTGATGCTCCGCTTAGCTCGGATTCAGAAACAACTCGACTAGACATCGTTGCTGACGATCTTATTGTTGTAGAACCCGATGACGAGCAAGTTCAACTCAAGGCAATTCTGAATCAATTAACTTACCCGTCACGTGAAGTCCTTCTCCTAACTCAATTAAACGGACTCCGAAAGAAAGAAGCTGCTGCATGGTTTGAAGTTGATCCGACGACAATTCAGCGCTGGTTAAGCAAAGCACAGGTCGAAATTGAAGCAGCCAAACAAGATCATCGGTTCAAGACTCAGACCTACAAGCGAGAGCGTAATGCACTGCCTTATCGTGACGACATTAGCAAAGAACTTGTGTTCCCTGAATTCAAATCACGCTGTCAGGTTTGCGATCGCATATTTGCGCTCTGGAAGAAACCAAGTCGCATTCCCCAAACCTGCTCTAGTGTTTGCGCCCGCAAGCTCTCTGCACAAGCGAATTCTATAAACATATGGAGCGATGCCGAACTAGATTTTCTTAAATCAAGAATCGGCAAGATGCCCACAGCAAAAATCTATGAGTCATTCCACGTCGCGGCTGCTCACCACGGATGGACAGATCGCACTGATGTTGCTCTAAAAGTTAAAATTACGCGCCTTGCAAAATCCGTGAAGTGTGTTGATGACGGATGGAGCATGACCGATCTCGCTAAACGGTTAGATGTCCCAGTAGATCGTATTCGTGTCTGGAAAAAGCGCGGACTCAAAACAGAGATGGTTGCGCGAGGCATAACAGGTCAATGTGTCATTTATCGAGTTGCGCTACATGAATTCTGCACTGAGCATTTTTGGCGGTTCTCAGGCATTGATATCGATAGGTTGAGCGAGATTTTAGGAGATCGCGCTCTTGCTGAGAAATGCGCGGCTCAACCCCTGAAAAAGAAGCGTGTTGAGGTACAAGATCTTAGATCGAAGAAGATTTACCGGAGTGCCCGCGAAGCTGCGAGAGTATTAGGGGTTGAACGTCAGTTTGTGCTGCGTGAGATTAAGCGAGAGGAGAACGCACTGCTTAAACAAAGCCACGTCGAAACGATTGGTCATTCTGAGCTTGTTCCATCGATCGATGAACTGAAAAGGCGAACCTCGCTGATTGATCCATCTCTACCAATGAAAGTGCGCGTGTTCCGTTCTCCTGACGGCAAACTATACGAAACCAATAATCTCAACTGGTTTGCACAGGTACATGGTTTACAATCTCCTTTACTGTCATCGCTTGCAAACGGGTTTCAGGATTCTCATCTCGGTTGGACACGTCCTTTTGGTTCCTATCAACTGCGGCTAATTACTCCATCCAAACGAGAGGATGTGGTGGTGCAGGAAGGTACAACAATTTTTGATCTAAATGATCCGGGTGATCGGCTGCGAGCTTATCTTACTCCAGATGAAGGGATGCAAGTTTTCGTGATGCCAGAAAGTACGATCTTGAAAGATCCCGAAACCAAGCTACGGGAATACGCGAAGCTGCACAGACTTGAAATTATTTGTTGCAAAAAGAGAGGCTGA
- a CDS encoding terminase small subunit gives MLTPRQKRFTEQFAIDFNAAAAYRRAGYQPKNDKAGRSAASRLLANVNVQAYLAELQARQAERLQIDSDRVLTEFIRIALCDITDVISFNESGVKLKDSATLGKDVTAAIKSISVTTMTIPVKDGNPIEKVTTTIAMHDKLRALEKLADRFGIFKEQVEESAPDGIELELITPDDDSEDASSEASA, from the coding sequence ATGCTGACCCCGAGACAGAAACGATTTACAGAACAATTCGCGATCGATTTCAATGCCGCTGCTGCGTATCGACGGGCAGGATACCAACCCAAAAACGACAAAGCGGGGCGGTCTGCGGCTTCTAGGCTGTTGGCGAATGTTAACGTTCAGGCTTATCTTGCCGAATTGCAGGCAAGACAAGCGGAAAGACTGCAAATTGACAGCGATCGTGTCCTCACAGAGTTTATCCGCATTGCCTTGTGTGACATCACTGATGTGATTAGTTTTAACGAAAGCGGGGTCAAGCTGAAAGACTCAGCAACACTTGGTAAAGATGTCACTGCCGCGATTAAATCGATTAGCGTAACGACGATGACGATTCCAGTAAAGGACGGGAATCCAATCGAAAAAGTAACAACGACGATCGCGATGCACGATAAATTGAGAGCTTTAGAAAAACTTGCCGATCGCTTCGGAATATTCAAAGAACAAGTCGAAGAATCTGCCCCCGATGGTATTGAGTTAGAACTAATTACACCCGATGACGATAGCGAAGACGCAAGTTCTGAAGCATCAGCTTAG